The proteins below come from a single Methermicoccus shengliensis DSM 18856 genomic window:
- a CDS encoding DNA methyltransferase, producing METEKENKESLRGKIKYQIQIMRDYMTNKKYVELLWHGKYDEIELGNKMPIERPNLPFQVVETINKPRIKGGYTKPLFPEDEWPENYPKDWKNLLIWGDNKLVMSSLLKQGWAGKINLIYIDPPFFTGADFTIRTKVGDEQVEKAPSIIEERAYKDTWSGGIASYLKYMYERLVLMRELLAENGSIYVHCFHPETPILMGDFTLKNIQDVQAGDLVVSDTNRVNKVVRKYRRPYKGKLLEIRYMGNVIPLKVTPEHKFFAIKKVWRKKIRNKFKNGISNNLHSEFIEKIRADQLEIGDYLIIPINGEITKGKSFIETKKFISESDTRSKSIPEKIQIDAKFMRWIGYYLAEGMIDYSATTGNPSGVNFTTGLNEIHLHEEIITLTKEIFKLDVIKVPLPKYGGMRLRICSNPLGKLIEILCGTGAGKKRLHPLFMTLPPKFQYEIFDAWAKGDGWNYKGPRNENSTIVGTVSKELALQMFIILLRNHKGPRLEISRNPNVLKDNHHLPYRIVLPLGERNSPRHWIEGRYLAVPITSIRKFDYEGDVFNLEVENDHSYCADFVKVSNCDWHVGHYVKVLMDEIFGYENFRNEIISRRGQTKNLQYQFEKFKTMNVFNDYILWYSKTPDATFNPPLRKALDYQREGRWQSMWNNADRPTMRYELLGVKIKSGQWKWSKERAYKAVENYKKFLEISKKTGESLEEYWERTGRKLEFVWRFGKGKPVYWVPPQEEVICDNNWLDIKGYEYTQNFKTQKSEVLLKRIILMASNPGDIVADFFCGSGTTLAVAEKLGRRWIGCDLSKFAIQVTRKRLLDIHNSKDLMEEEK from the coding sequence ATGGAGACAGAAAAGGAGAATAAGGAGAGCCTTAGGGGAAAAATAAAATATCAAATCCAGATAATGAGGGATTATATGACAAACAAAAAATATGTAGAACTGCTCTGGCATGGGAAATACGATGAGATAGAACTTGGCAACAAAATGCCCATTGAAAGACCAAATCTTCCATTTCAGGTAGTTGAAACTATAAACAAACCAAGAATCAAAGGAGGTTATACAAAACCTCTTTTTCCCGAGGACGAATGGCCCGAGAACTATCCAAAGGACTGGAAGAATCTGCTTATCTGGGGCGATAACAAACTTGTTATGTCCTCACTTTTGAAACAGGGCTGGGCTGGAAAGATAAACCTCATTTACATAGACCCGCCGTTTTTCACTGGTGCTGATTTCACGATAAGAACAAAGGTGGGAGATGAGCAGGTAGAGAAGGCACCGTCCATCATTGAGGAGAGGGCTTATAAGGATACATGGAGCGGTGGCATTGCTTCTTATCTCAAATATATGTATGAGCGGCTGGTTTTGATGAGGGAACTTCTGGCTGAAAATGGTAGTATATATGTGCATTGCTTTCATCCAGAGACGCCAATATTGATGGGGGATTTCACCCTTAAGAATATCCAAGATGTACAAGCAGGAGACTTAGTTGTATCAGATACCAATAGAGTAAACAAAGTTGTGAGAAAATATAGAAGACCTTATAAAGGAAAGTTGTTGGAAATCAGATATATGGGTAATGTTATCCCCCTGAAGGTTACACCTGAGCATAAGTTTTTTGCCATAAAGAAAGTGTGGAGAAAGAAAATCAGAAATAAATTTAAAAATGGAATAAGCAATAATCTTCATAGTGAGTTTATAGAAAAAATTAGAGCAGATCAATTGGAAATAGGAGACTATCTTATCATACCTATAAATGGTGAAATTACTAAGGGAAAATCTTTTATAGAGACCAAAAAATTTATTAGTGAATCTGATACACGCTCCAAAAGCATTCCAGAGAAAATTCAAATTGATGCAAAATTCATGCGATGGATTGGGTATTATCTTGCTGAAGGTATGATAGATTATTCTGCTACTACTGGTAATCCATCTGGTGTAAATTTTACAACGGGATTAAATGAAATTCATTTGCATGAAGAAATAATCACCTTGACTAAAGAGATATTTAAATTGGATGTTATAAAGGTACCTCTTCCTAAATATGGAGGAATGAGGTTAAGGATATGTAGTAATCCTTTAGGTAAACTTATTGAAATTTTATGTGGAACTGGAGCAGGTAAAAAAAGGTTACATCCCCTTTTCATGACACTGCCGCCTAAATTCCAATATGAGATATTTGATGCGTGGGCTAAAGGTGATGGTTGGAATTACAAAGGACCAAGAAATGAGAATTCTACAATTGTTGGAACAGTTTCAAAAGAATTAGCATTGCAAATGTTTATAATTTTATTACGAAATCATAAAGGTCCAAGATTAGAGATAAGTAGAAATCCCAATGTACTAAAAGATAATCATCATCTTCCTTATAGAATAGTATTGCCTCTTGGTGAAAGGAATAGCCCACGGCACTGGATAGAAGGTAGATATCTCGCTGTTCCAATTACCTCTATAAGGAAATTTGACTATGAGGGAGATGTATTCAATTTAGAGGTGGAAAACGACCACAGTTATTGTGCTGATTTTGTAAAAGTAAGCAATTGTGATTGGCATGTGGGGCATTATGTAAAGGTTTTGATGGATGAGATTTTTGGGTATGAGAATTTCAGGAATGAGATAATTTCCAGACGAGGTCAAACTAAAAATTTACAATATCAGTTTGAGAAGTTCAAGACAATGAATGTCTTTAATGATTATATCCTCTGGTATTCAAAAACTCCCGATGCGACATTTAACCCACCCTTAAGAAAAGCTTTAGATTATCAACGGGAAGGTCGTTGGCAAAGTATGTGGAATAATGCAGATAGACCTACAATGAGGTATGAGTTATTAGGTGTTAAGATTAAATCTGGACAATGGAAATGGTCGAAAGAAAGAGCATATAAGGCTGTAGAGAATTATAAAAAATTTTTAGAAATAAGTAAAAAAACGGGCGAATCTTTAGAAGAATACTGGGAAAGAACTGGAAGAAAACTCGAATTTGTTTGGCGTTTTGGGAAGGGAAAACCTGTTTATTGGGTTCCTCCTCAAGAAGAAGTAATATGTGACAATAATTGGTTGGATATTAAGGGATACGAATATACACAAAATTTTAAAACTCAAAAATCTGAGGTGTTGCTAAAAAGGATAATTTTAATGGCTTCCAACCCCGGCGATATTGTTGCAGACTTCTTCTGTGGCTCAGGAACAACTTTAGCAGTGGCAGAGAAACTTGGTAGAAGATGGATAGGATGTGATTTATCCAAATTTGCCATTCAGGTAACGAGGAAAAGGCTTCTGGACATTCACAACTCAAAGGATCTGATGGAGGAAGAAAAATGA
- the hemA gene encoding glutamyl-tRNA reductase: MSELSALVVTHERASVDEIESCFEGDVEQLLRELFSDERVHECMVLQTCNRFEVYVVSPVASKVLLELAKRLNVPLRLVDILSSEECMLHLLRVAAGLESMVVGEDQILGQLKDMYLLAKRAGTTGRVLDTAVSKAIQVGKRVRSETRISKGSVSIGSVAVDLAEEELGTLKGKKVMIIGAGEMGTIVARTLSHKHISKLYVANRTFSRSQRLAEELGGIAVPYEELESYLHAVDVVISATSAPHVILRRDRIERALNGKRELLIIDIANPRDVEESVGHIDGVRLYNIDNLRGISQRNLQLRIGEAVKAERIVNEELAHLYRMYKRQRADHIIKSLYSELEHIKLKEREKVLNRLGAYHTLGDVEREIIDDLLRSLVNKILSEPTKRLREAAERGDAELMEAAARLFGLHPPRQGEGGRGDNF; the protein is encoded by the coding sequence ATGAGTGAGCTTTCGGCACTCGTGGTGACTCACGAGAGGGCGAGTGTGGACGAGATAGAGAGCTGCTTCGAGGGGGATGTGGAGCAGCTGCTGAGAGAGCTGTTCTCTGACGAGCGTGTGCACGAGTGTATGGTGCTCCAGACGTGCAACCGCTTTGAGGTGTATGTGGTCTCCCCGGTTGCCTCCAAGGTGCTGCTCGAGCTCGCCAAGCGGCTCAACGTTCCCCTGAGGCTTGTGGACATCCTGAGCTCTGAGGAGTGCATGCTCCACCTGCTCAGGGTGGCGGCAGGACTCGAGTCCATGGTGGTGGGCGAGGACCAGATACTGGGTCAGCTCAAGGACATGTACCTTCTTGCCAAGCGCGCTGGCACCACGGGAAGGGTGCTGGACACCGCCGTGAGCAAGGCCATACAGGTGGGAAAGCGGGTGCGCAGCGAGACCAGAATAAGCAAGGGCTCGGTGTCCATAGGCTCGGTGGCCGTCGATTTGGCAGAGGAGGAACTTGGAACCCTGAAGGGCAAGAAGGTGATGATTATCGGGGCTGGGGAGATGGGCACCATCGTCGCCCGCACGCTCTCTCACAAGCATATCTCGAAGCTGTACGTGGCCAACAGGACGTTCTCCAGGTCCCAGAGGCTTGCGGAGGAGCTTGGGGGGATTGCGGTGCCCTATGAGGAGCTGGAGAGCTATCTGCATGCGGTGGACGTGGTCATCAGCGCAACTTCCGCCCCACACGTCATCCTGAGGCGGGACAGGATAGAGCGAGCGCTAAACGGCAAGCGGGAGCTGCTCATCATAGACATTGCAAACCCGAGGGACGTGGAGGAGAGCGTGGGGCACATAGATGGGGTCAGGCTGTACAACATCGACAACCTGAGGGGCATAAGCCAGCGCAACCTCCAGCTTCGCATCGGCGAGGCGGTAAAGGCAGAGAGAATCGTGAATGAGGAGCTGGCGCACCTGTACAGGATGTACAAGAGGCAGCGGGCAGACCACATAATCAAGAGTCTGTACTCCGAACTCGAGCACATCAAGCTCAAAGAGCGGGAGAAGGTGCTCAACAGGCTGGGCGCGTACCACACCTTGGGCGATGTGGAGCGCGAAATCATAGATGACCTCCTGCGCTCCCTTGTGAACAAGATTCTCTCCGAGCCCACAAAGCGGCTGAGGGAGGCAGCCGAAAGGGGAGATGCTGAGCTCATGGAGGCGGCTGCAAGGCTGTTTGGCCTTCATCCCCCAAGGCAGGGCGAGGGTGGGCGAGGAGATAATTTTTAA
- a CDS encoding precorrin-2 dehydrogenase/sirohydrochlorin ferrochelatase family protein, translated as MKSSLMPLLLNLESRRVVVFGGGNVGHRKASLFSRYCHVDVVSRSFVSQLKELENSRETVRLIEVGELDEDTIIEHARGAFIVVAATDNEELNEKIAHIAHENGALVNSVHDVLDVVVPSIVEGEGVVLAISTRGASPAMSKFIRQRLEGALEASLSPEYLLMVRLQSELREHLKRVVGDQQKRARLLWSVLESEEVWESLASSYEEGFKRALMHIEMQLEGRDE; from the coding sequence ATGAAAAGCTCGTTGATGCCCCTTTTGCTCAACCTCGAGAGCAGGAGGGTGGTGGTGTTCGGAGGGGGCAATGTGGGGCATCGAAAGGCATCGCTCTTTTCGAGGTACTGCCATGTGGATGTGGTATCGCGCAGCTTTGTGTCCCAGCTGAAAGAGCTCGAGAATAGCCGTGAGACGGTGCGGCTCATCGAGGTGGGCGAGCTGGACGAGGACACCATCATCGAGCATGCGAGAGGAGCGTTTATCGTGGTGGCAGCCACAGACAATGAGGAGCTGAATGAAAAGATAGCACACATCGCCCACGAGAATGGAGCGCTGGTGAACAGCGTGCACGATGTGCTCGACGTGGTGGTGCCCTCAATCGTGGAGGGTGAGGGTGTGGTGCTCGCCATCTCCACGAGGGGTGCCTCGCCTGCGATGTCCAAGTTCATAAGGCAGAGACTGGAAGGAGCGCTCGAGGCATCCCTCTCTCCAGAGTACCTCCTCATGGTGCGGCTCCAGAGTGAGCTTCGAGAGCACCTGAAGCGCGTCGTGGGCGACCAGCAAAAGAGGGCGCGTCTGCTGTGGAGCGTGCTCGAAAGCGAGGAGGTGTGGGAGAGTCTCGCATCTTCGTATGAGGAAGGGTTTAAAAGGGCGTTGATGCACATAGAGATGCAGCTGGAGGGGCGTGATGAGTGA